TGGACGAAGCTTGCCTGGTTATGCGAGCACCCGAACGTCTTCACATATATCGTCTGCAACAAAACGAAACCATCAAGCGCATCAGATTAAACGTGGAAACGCAGCAACACGCTCATTGGAGCTCGAGCTACGGCGGCGGTTTCACCTGCGTCCCGGGGATCCGGGCCTCGGGCTGCGGCCGGGTCTGCGCGACCCTGGACGATCTCGGACGCTTGGGcttcacggcgacggcggcgagcgggagaCGGAGCCCCggagccgccccgccgccggcgatcccgGCCGGCCCCAGCACGTCCTCGATgtcctccatctccatctccggcggctgctgctgctgcggcggcggcggcgacggcggcggcgcgtccagGCGAGTCGTCGTGGGCTGGTGGCTTCCCCGACCGAGTAGGGTTTCTCGCTTGCGTCGCGACGACGCGAGTGAAAGTGGGCTTCTCGGTTTGGGCCCGCTTTGTGGGCTATCCTTTGCAGGCCGAGACGAAGCCCACCCAATTCGATTTTTTGGGCCGCCCCACCTTTCCACCGGCCGCGCCCGCACGCGCGCGAGAACCGAAACCGCGCGACGCGCGGCCACGTCCCGCCCACGCGTGTCGCCTCGCGGCGACGCCGAGCTCGCCACCGCATCCACTGCGGCGCGTCCACGCGTACGCCGCGGCAGCGCGCCACGgcctcggccgccgcggccgccgggcgCTTCTACAACCATCGGCGGCTCAGCGAGCGCGCGAATTTAAGCCCGTCATTAGGCGGCGTGGTCGAACCAGCAATGCACTTTTACCGCGGTAGCTTATGCTTCTTCGCACTGAGCTCCCTCCACTCCACTCACTGGAACTGGAAGCTTACGAGTGTTCGTCCAATGCCACGGCGTGCCGCTCTCGCCATGATGAACGTGGTGGCCATCGGGCTCGTGCTCTCCACCCTGGCCGCGGCCGGCGtgtggtcgccggcgccgacgccaccgccgtccaCGGCCGGCGAGCACGTCGTCCGGGAGGGACGCCGCGTGGTCATCGTCGAGTACGAGCGGGAGCACCCGCTGTACCCCGGCGACGCCGTGAAGGAGACGCACGTCCTGCCCCCTGACtccctcgacggcggcgagggcaggCTCACGGACAAGGCCAGGGGCGCAGTCTCCGACGCGGCCGACAGGGTGGCCgacgcggcggagggcggcaaggagAAGATGTCCGACGCCAAGGAGAGCGCGACGGGGAAGGTGTTCGGCGCGGTGAAGCGGTGCAAGGACAGGCTCTGCGGCGCGGCcagggaggcggaggagggcgcGAAGGACAAGGCGTCGGCAGGCGAgcacggcgcggaggaggcggcgagagGTGCAGAGGAGGCGCTCTCGCATGCTAAGGAGATAGCTGAGGACAAGGTGTTCGACGCTGCGTCCAAAGTGAAGGAGACCGCCGTGGGAGCCAAGGACAAGGTCTCCGAAGCGGCGGGCAAAGCCAAGGAGAGGGCGTCTCACGTCCAGCACGGAGCAGCAGAGACCGTGAGGAATGCCAAGGACAAGGTCTCTCACGCCGCGAGACATGCCCGGGAGAGCGCTAGGGAGCGCGCCATGGACGCCAAGGACAGGGTCTCCGACGTCGCCGAGAGAGCCGAGCAGTGCACGGAGGACGCCGCGGGGCGCGCGGCGCAGAAGGCGGCGCGGGCCGAGGAGGCCGTGAAGGCgaaggccggcgaggcggccagCAACCTCTCCGACATCGCGCGGAGGGCGCGCGACGTGGcgtccgacgccgccgcgcacctcctcggcggcgggccCAGGGAGGCGGCGCGCACCGCGACGGCGGTGATGCACCTGCTGGGGTTCGCCGCGGCGTACGGCGCGTCCCTGTGGGTGACGTTCGTGTCCAGCTAcgtcctcgccgcggcgctgccCCGGCAGCAGCTCGCCATGGTGCAGAGCAAGCTGTTCCCGATGTACTTCCGCGCCGTGGCGTACGGCGTCGGCCTCGCGCTCGCGGCGCACCTGCTCGGCCGCGAGCGCAGCTccctcgccgcgcgcgcccaGAGCGTcaacctcctcgccgcgctcgccctgGTCCTCGCCAACATGCTGCTCCTGGAGCCAAAAGCCACCAAAGTACGTAAGCTCACCTCACTTCATCGATCACCCAATTCTTTTCATAGTTTTATGATCGATTCCTTGCGTTCTTGCACAGGTGATGTTCGAGAGGATGAAGGTGGAGAAGGAGGAAGGCAGGGGGAGGGACATGGCCGACATCGTCGACCCGCCAACGGTCACCGTCGCGGCGGGCAacacggccaccaccaccaccgttcccacggcggcggcgcgcaagcCGGCAGGCAACAACAATATGGCGGcgaagtcggcggcggcggcggcgccggtggacgAGCAGACGTCCAAGAGCCGGGTGGCGACGCTGAACCAGCGGCTCAAGAAGCTGAACGGCTACTCGTCTCTGTGCAACGTGCTGTGCCTgatggcgctgacgtggcacctcGTGCACCTGGCACGTCGCCTCCAGATAGCCAGCGTCTGCTAGGCTCAAAACTCTTCGTCGTCCGTGTCGTTTGCTGTGAATCTGACATGCTGTAGCTTCTTGTAGTTTTTACCGTTTTAGTTCAGGCAGTTGTCATGGCGTCTGATCTGTTCGTATGTATCAATGTACTTGCTTAGGTATATTTCGTCGACGTAAAAACAGTAGCATGTCGATCTGCTGTTGTTTGTAGTTTCCTGCAGTGTTCTTGCAGGTTGGGATGTAGCTCAAAACTGCTGCATTTCGGACACGACGTCCGTTGTTGGCTTGTTTTAGCTGGGATGAATGTAACTGGAAACCCCTAATCTGTTTTATCACGCGCGATCGATCGTTGCATCGACCGTTCATCGACGATGGGTGCTCAGGTTCTTGAGTTCTTCTCGGATTTGCGCTGCGAGCATATGAGCGGCATTGCACATCCCATTGCTGATCGTCTCAACTCTCAAATTGGGGCAAAAGACACGAATTTTTCATGCGTTGAGCCGGCGTGTTGAAATGTTAGGCAATACGCGATCTGTTTGGGTCTTAGTGATGGGGGAATATAGGCCAGGCCCGTCGGCCGTGGCAGACAAGTAGCAACTGTTAGTTAGGCCCATGGGTTGTCCTGTGCAATTCTGCTGAAGTCGGGGTAACTAGGCCGTGACCTTGAACGTTCCCAATCCCGGGCTATTTCGGTTGACGCAATGAAACGAGCCCGAGCATTTCACCGAACGAATAAGTCTACTCAGGATCCCTCTATCTACTAGAGGTTTAGTATTCATTCGTGTCGCTAGAGTTTCCCTTAATTTCTAAAACCCATGCGAATCGAGTCTACTTTGTTTAGTGAAACCGATGCGAATTGAAACATAGTTTTGTTTAGTGACGTGATGAGAGCTGTTTTAGCTAATGCAACGTTAAGTGACTCGATTTACACTCAATGGTGAAGCCAGTGACACTATCAAACCCGAGctactaaggccttgtttagtttcaaactttttcttcgaactttcaactttttcatcacatcattttaatttcaaccaaactttcaattttcgcgtgaactaaacacactctaATAGTGAAGACGGCAGTGGCGGAGCTCGGATGGTCACCCGACCTGCTCAAGAGGTGGCCACTACTATTTTCACCGTTTTTAAAAGGTtgacaaatataatataatcgGTTCTGTGGTCGAGGAACGTCGATGAAAGTCAAACCCTCCAAGTCCTCAACTAGTTGATATACGTAAAGTGGGTATTTTCCTTTCGCCGAATCACCGACGTCAGGGACCAGATCAGCCGGGCGAGGCTAATCGGGATTTACCGTAATCTGAGAAGAACCGATCGCGGCCTGCCTCCGCTGACTGGAAGCCTCTATCGCTGATCGGGATTTACCATAATACTCCGTACGAGGCTACTCATGAGGCTTGGAAGGAACGACCAATGTTGTGCCATCTCGTGCGGTGCATTGCTAGCGGCGTGGATCGGAGCGACGGTGTTGAGAATTCCGCCACAACGCGTGTGCCTTCCGGTTTGCAGCCGCGCACCACAGGTGGCGTGGTGGCGCGGGTCGTCAACTCGTGATGACGGCCCTGTGTTTGCTTTGTCTTCTGCAAGACTGCAATGCAAAAAAGCTGTCCTCTAGTAGAGACTGCAAGTTTGGCAGTTGAGACTGTTTTTCATCGTTGGATTAAGGCAATCAACGGTCTAAACATATGCTACAGTAGCTTTAATTACATACTACAGGAATATGCTTTGTAcggtttttatttagaaaagATCTAGAACGTTAATTTCTGATCCAATGGTGACTATAGGACTGCTTAAGTAGCTATAGCTACTGCAGGTGATCCCAATCCATGTTTCAGACAGCCAAAACAGCCcaccaaaccaaacaaaatcaaatcactcacgaacacacacacacaaaaacccCTGCCTCCTACCACACAAACACCCGCCACTGTCACACATTCGATCGGATGACTGACCGATCGACCCCCCAGCCCCAGGTGCTCTCAAAAAGCAAACGGAGCGTACTACTAGTACGCGACACAAATCCTCGTGGGATCGTGTCAGATCCCTCCCGCACCGAAAGCCCCCAATCGTGCCGGCCTAATTGCCATCATCACCTTACCTCCTAAAAACCCCGGCTCGTGCCGTTCCACCGCGACACCGGCAGGAGGACGCGCCGAAAAGACAACTCGCGACGCGACCAGACGCAGCCGGCCCATTTCTCAGCCACACGGGGTGAAAAACGGTCGGAATAGATAGCACCGCTAGGTTTGATCAACtagtaatttgtatttttttcctcaTTTAAATTATTCAGTGTTAACATTAATACAAAACACAAAgaaattataaattttatagTATACAACAAAACGATACTAGTCAGAAACGGTAATCCTTCCCTATATAAAAACGAAGCTCGTTCGATTAGGAATTTTCGTGATCATTTTCATTCCCTGGACCGCCATCATCACCGTAGAAAACAAAAAGAGCAGATCAAGCATTAGCTAGGGTTTCCCTTACCATAGGAGTGGGGGTTACAGCACCCGGGGTGCTGAATATGATTACACACGCAATAATCACCGTAACAATGACAaaccatataaaatttgtcgaaaattcaaattgtttttaaatttaatgGAGTTACAGCGGTTTAAACTTTCTCGTTCCCAACGGTAAACACAGTAACCAGACGGTTTCCATCGGGTTTGTAAACCCAACCTTGTCATTAGAAGCGCGACAAGAACCCGCCACGAGCCCCACGAGAACGAGACGAGACGCTGCTCACGCTAGCGGACGCGACGCGACGTGGGGAGCCGTGCACCCGAGCGAGCCGTTCGATCCCCCAGctggctccaccgccgccgccgcgctgtcgCCTCCGCCTTGGCCGTCGCATTATCCTCCGCCAAATGCCAACAAAAACCTCAGCACTACTGTACCGACACGACGTTGGTGAGAGCCAAATCTCGGGGAAGAAAAAAATCTCGCGCCCAGGCCGAAGCAAATGGAAGCTTCCTGCAGTAGTGGAGGCACACGCACCAACCCCAACGCGCGACCGATGcactctcactcactctcaCTGCCGTGGCCGATGCTGTTTAATGAGCTAGGATACGATGATTAGTCACTGCAATGCAATCAGTGGTACTACGACTGAAAATGAGATGAGACAGTGCAGCAgcagctactactactacagcaGAGTAGTACTAGTGGGGGGAGAAATTACAGATATGACCTCCATTAGCTTACCACGGCCGCGGTGCGGGGGGCAGGAGGGAAGTGggtcattaattaattaacgcgGAACTGAGCGACTAGCGGCTAATTAATCCATGGGATATTGCTAGTTGAATTAGAGCTAATTAAACCCTAGTGATTAAGTGAACTCattagctagctaagctaagctaggcTAAGGCTAAGCTAGTGTGTGCCAGTGACAGTGTGTCTGGCTGTCTAGCTAGACGCTGATCGgtgaaggggagggggaggacacggcggcgcggggcggggagtcgtcggtgtcgtcgtcgtcgccgtcgccgtcgccgctgatgCCGGTGCCGAGGCCGGTGCCGAGGCCGATGCCGGCGCCGGGGTtcatgacgccggcggcggcggcggcggcggaggtcgggGAGGAGGCGAGCTGGTTCTTGTGGTTGTGCATCCAGACCTTGAGGACGTGGCGCTTGACGCCGATCTCGACGCAGAAGCGGTCCAgggcgccgtcgtcgttgcGGTTGATGCGCCACCCTTGCTTCTCGGCGAACTCCCGCATCCGCTCCTTCTGCTCCGGCGTGAACTTGGTCCGGAACCGCTTCCGCCCgaagatgccgccgccgccgctcccgctcccgccggcGCTGCCGGGGCCGAAGTCGTCCATCCGCGGGGGCGTCTCCGAGCCGGCgcggcctgccgccgccgccgccgcgtggtgCCACGCCGCGGCGGGCACGGCGTGGTACGGCAGcgcgagctgcggcggcggcgccggcgccggcacggACGACGGGAGGAAGCCCTGCAGCGCGGCGTGGTGCGagtgcggctgcggcggtggcggcgggcggaaGAACACCGGCCCGCCGCCGatgcccgcggcggcgcggcggtggaagCTGCGGTGGCAGCCGCACGCGGCGCACTTGAGCGAGTCGGGCGACGCCGGCATGTACTCCCCGCACCCGTCGAACGCCTGcccgcccatcgccgccgcgtggTTCCGCATGCACTCCTTGTActtccctccacctcctcccccgccggcgCTGCCGCCCTCGTAGGGCACCAGGCTCAGGTGATCCATCATGACGATCTCACTCGCTGTCACTcccggcgtcggtggcggcggcggcggcggcgtcgctatCGGAGGAGACGAGGCGAGGCGCGGTGTTTGTTGGTGTTGATAGCGGCAGCGACCGGGACGagcagagaggagggggagcttTTATGCGCGCGCGTGGACACGGCTGGTGTGAGGGGTGTGTGTGTGACTGATTATAATTAATACAGTGATCAGTTATAGTCGGTTAGTTAATGTGACCCCAGTTTGGACAAAGCGGCAAAACAGTTTCACCCTAATGAACTGAGCCGGTACGAGCTAGAGACAGCAGTGAACTGTCAAAGAGAACTGACCCAGTATATGCATTTTTATTTGTATGTATTAATTATACACATTTAGTACTATTATCACGGACCAACCACCACTCATTTAGTAAGTAATACTCCTCTATAGTTACTGTACTCCACTACACTACTTTTGAGTGGTTGTATTGGTTCGGTTAATCCGAACTTGATAGTTGATACTAGTACTACGTAGCACTAGCACATGTTTTATGGGGTAACTAGTACAACCTCTCTCccattttaatattttacttacactgtttaaccactcatcttatttaaaaattatgcaaatataaaaacaaaaaaactatgtttaaagtattttagataataaaataagtcacaaataaaataaataataattctaattttttttaaagattacgaatggtcaaatagtgcaaacaaaatatcaaaatccctttatatcaagggagggagggagtactgtatgagatcttctctttctttcttaatTTAGGGCCCTTTTGAATCGTAGGtataaaaaaacggaggaatagtaAAAACATAGAATTATGACAAGAATGTAAGtttaaaacagaggattgcaaaacacatgaaTGATCGTTAGATTAGAccacagaaaaaacacaggaatcggataagagagatagactcagaggatTTTTACTAAGAGGTTGGACAACCTCTTActaagtttcctccaaaaccTATATGCAACAAAATATTCTATAGAAATTCTGTAGGATTTAGAAAACTTCAATCTTTGAATCAAAAGAGCTATATATGAagatttcctataggatttcaaTAGTTCCTTCGTAATTCCTTTATTCAAAGGGCCCTTAAAGAAAACCTAAACGATACTTCTAATTATATTTGTGGAGGGAGGGAGCACACCTTGTAGTACTAATTACTGTACTGTGATTAACTTTGCTGATGATATGATGCGGTAGTTAAATCGCTGGGTTGTCTTGCCTGAGGCAGCAGAGTAGGCGCCACGTGCCGGTCGGGAGGCGACGGCTCCCGGTCCCCTGCAGACGCGacgcgccacgccacgccgccacgtGAGCtgggagaatttactatttgccactctctcaAAATGCAGTGCCCAAATGCCACGTGAGCTCGGGTTTCGGCCACGCTTGACGGGACCAGACGGGGGAGGGAGGCGGTAAGCAGTGTTCACGTGTCGACCCCGCATTGGGCCCCCCggtagaaagaaaaagaaaaactcactGTACTTTCTAATTGCTGGGCCCCGCCACGTGGCCGTGTAGTCGCCGTGCGGCGTGTCTGATCCGATCAGGTGCGCCTCGCACGGATGGCCCAGATGACGCGATCGGATGGCCCGACGGTGGAGATTTTTCCTAGCCTCCTGATCTTCTGCGGTTCGAGCCCATGTAATATAGATAAATGAACAAAGCAATAAAAATAGGACATTGCTAGACATCTAATGGTAGCTGGTTTATCTACCACTCCATCTATGATAAACACTATCCACCTATaattcaaatacaattttctcttaaactagtcatccgatctacaatcagattacaccgttgtgttcatacaattaaatcattataacaagatctcacatgattatattttgatgaaaaaatatatatcacatttgtaatatatctaaattacttttagatttcactaagttacttcttagacatataaaagtaattcaatataacctaaaagtaatttacatatattatagaagtaacttataaaaaaagaaaataacttCTATAATTTATGTTAATTACTTTaaaactttattgaatttacttttatatatttaagaagtaacttagtgaaatctaaaagtaatttagatatattataaaagtaatttgtgattttttatcaaaatataatcatgtgagatcttgttgtaaagatttaattgttacaaacacaatggtgtaatcgtgtcggtgacatgggaccgggagtatcatgacttagagacttgaggcagacgcgatcacccacgtggcctaaccccctcgggggggtcgggcccgagggtgatacggccgcccttctctttgtctccccgaggggtcgggccgcacccgcctcggccccgagggccgaggcgccccgacccctcgtgggttttttgctccgcgtgtatgggttaggtgagcacagtggggctcacctaaccacatttattgcgtttcggctgagcgtgtcacgccgcatgtaacgcagtgcagtgcactcatttatccggtctgtgaccagtcacagaccggtcagatcgcgggttaggtggcgacaggcgatctgacgcacgcctcgccccatcccgtcaggacgagggcttctaggcgctcgtccccagctggagctagcgtgttacctcccagagatggcacgttagtcctggtcagatatatgccaggcttcatcctaaccattacaggcaagatgttgtgtgaagaagggcgaacatgtagattgctaagctgacacgtggtggacaagaatgaccgacgtgactggtctgacaccggtcatgtcgtcagcagacagccacgattccacgtcgcatctgctcccggcgaaagtggaggtagttgtgggccgtctcatcagaaggtgactcggacggcaactatacaaatctccgtccatttatgaaaaggtgggggaagtccccacaaaaaagagagaaatggtgcatgtggtatccccttaagatataaaaggaggaccttgcccacttagataAAGAAGACTGAACTTTTCCAGATtaggaacccagaacaagggagaggctggctcatactttgtagctccttcatacacagatctcccaaaaacacaggagtagggtattacgcttctcagcggcccgaacctgtatacatcgcccgtgtcttgtgtgtttcctgtctcgcgaaccttccacatacagagagcttagaatctcaccctgagtccccggccgaaccggcaaaggggggcctgcgcggtcttcCGGTGAGgggccccacgctccgtcaaatcggattgtaaatcggatgagtaatttaagagaaaattttatttgaagcatagatgatAGGAATATTTGTTCTACTTGCTTGATCAATTAGTACTATAGTAAAGTAAGATTCTTCAAGACATATCTGGACAACGGTTGATTGGATGATAGGGTCGCTCATTATGACTAAATCGAGAGCGCTCTCGATTTAAATTTTACGATAAAAATAATACTAACTGGTTTAAAAAGCTAACGCTAATAAATGGATAATGAAAATCCCTCGTAATAAACTTTAAAATTTCGTTATTCTAGGCATATAAGCTAACGAACAAACGATGAGGACCCTTTTAACGAGTGTAATTTATGTTTGGGTCATACTTCtttcgtcctataatataataatctaaTACCAAATGTGATATTTTATAGTACATACGAATTTGGACGGGACATTTGGTCcaaagttgctatattatgagacagagggagtatctgaTAAGTTAACGTTCAGACGATaatgggcctgtttggtttgGTTCCAATTTattaccttaccaaaattttggtaacttcaaTAGTAGCAAGTgaatgtttggtttgctaccaaattcTACCCACAATAGTTCAAATTGAATACTACTCAATTTGATAGTGCCAAAATTTACCaatgttttggcactaccagTTTGGTAGGGTAAAAATTGGCTCCAAACGAAATAAGCCCAATATACCCAATTTTAACTTCATTTGTTGGAAATTTTTTTGCATGCAATGTGGTGTTTGGTACTACTACAGAGAGTGCTAATGAGCCGCGCGCGCTGTCACGTTCCGCCATTGAAGCTGATCACACGATGCTTACCCGTGCAATCAATCAGGGGAGGGAGGGCACCGTCGCCGTGGGGGCAAGCAAAGGGCGATGGATCGATGGTGCATGTTGCTACAGTGCTTAATGGCAGAGGAGTAATAAAGAGAGGAGGATATCCGTGACACGTACAGATTTTTCGCTGCCCCGGTACTGTACAATGCTAAACTCTATGCATCCATCTTCCTGACCTATTACTACTACCCAGCGATAACGCCATTAATATCGTCATCCCGTATGATCTCATCTCATCAAGTCTCATCCATGATCGATATATGGATGTACATGTACTCATGGACAGATTCCGAATACCCAATTGGTTGGATGCTAATCCTGAAGTAGGAGTATAGAGTAAGGCCCCTTTTCTAaattaagggcatgtttggtacAGCTTCAACTACTAAATATAACTTCAGAAGTTGagtttggagtggagttgtggagctggcaaaacccagctccacaactctagt
This window of the Oryza sativa Japonica Group chromosome 4, ASM3414082v1 genome carries:
- the LOC9266106 gene encoding uncharacterized protein; the encoded protein is MHFYRGSLCFFALSSLHSTHWNWKLTSVRPMPRRAALAMMNVVAIGLVLSTLAAAGVWSPAPTPPPSTAGEHVVREGRRVVIVEYEREHPLYPGDAVKETHVLPPDSLDGGEGRLTDKARGAVSDAADRVADAAEGGKEKMSDAKESATGKVFGAVKRCKDRLCGAAREAEEGAKDKASAGEHGAEEAARGAEEALSHAKEIAEDKVFDAASKVKETAVGAKDKVSEAAGKAKERASHVQHGAAETVRNAKDKVSHAARHARESARERAMDAKDRVSDVAERAEQCTEDAAGRAAQKAARAEEAVKAKAGEAASNLSDIARRARDVASDAAAHLLGGGPREAARTATAVMHLLGFAAAYGASLWVTFVSSYVLAAALPRQQLAMVQSKLFPMYFRAVAYGVGLALAAHLLGRERSSLAARAQSVNLLAALALVLANMLLLEPKATKVMFERMKVEKEEGRGRDMADIVDPPTVTVAAGNTATTTTVPTAAARKPAGNNNMAAKSAAAAAPVDEQTSKSRVATLNQRLKKLNGYSSLCNVLCLMALTWHLVHLARRLQIASVC
- the LOC4335893 gene encoding zinc-finger homeodomain protein 8; protein product: MMDHLSLVPYEGGSAGGGGGGGKYKECMRNHAAAMGGQAFDGCGEYMPASPDSLKCAACGCHRSFHRRAAAGIGGGPVFFRPPPPPQPHSHHAALQGFLPSSVPAPAPPPQLALPYHAVPAAAWHHAAAAAAGRAGSETPPRMDDFGPGSAGGSGSGGGGIFGRKRFRTKFTPEQKERMREFAEKQGWRINRNDDGALDRFCVEIGVKRHVLKVWMHNHKNQLASSPTSAAAAAAGVMNPGAGIGLGTGLGTGISGDGDGDDDDTDDSPPRAAVSSPSPSPISV